ggtaggtaggtatgttctGAAACGATAGTTTTGGATAGTACGAATAAAAGTTgggaatgaaataaataaaataatacataatttggtataatattgaattttatttttcgtaCAAGCAACATTCAACGTCACATCttacacaaaaattacattttgcgatatttattttattttaatacaacaTGTAGGTAAATTATGTATGATTATGtactttcaatatttattttattgtttccgTAGCAGTTTAATACTTTAATAACCATAATACAACAATTTAGAatctatacaatacaataatttagGTAGGAAAGATGTGATAAAATTTGAtagcaataggtaggtacaaaaagTAATAGGTATCTAATAATAGGatatatgtaggtaggtacctagttaagtaggtacctattttatttatatgtataggAAAGTAAAAATAtggctttattatttatttattatagttagTCAGGTACATTTACTAACCGTAGACAGATTATTCTATCATTTCCAATAATTATACAGGTAGGGAGGTAGTCTTATAGACAGGTGGATTGAGGTGCTCCGGATAAGTACCTATGACAAATTAATTAATGGCAGATAAGGGGTGTACATGAAGATATGTTGGTATTAATATTGGTATCATAATGTCCCAAGCAAACATTTAAAACCATGGTAtaaagtcgtaacgccgacagtccttttaaaatccaaactctattgttttactattgtgtctggaaacctcggctttacgaggataATAAAACAAGGTACCTATGcccaaaagtgacagctaacatttcaagcttagccgcgctgacgtcatTTCACCCTCctttgccattttgtaaaaataaattaggtaagtaccctcgactaatatttttaatttattttacaaggtAATTTTCAACTTTAAGTAAAAGATGTACTTACTGTTTGTAATTAAATAGGTACGTTAGTCTgcaattcgcttaattttcaataataaaatttaagtccttggaatgctggagataccaatttaatggtgacagttatgagcaatataatgtacccactttaggactctgtcgcactaacatattatttgacatttagtgagacagttcaatttgtcaaaaaagttaaagtgacatggtaccaaagtgtatacatattaatgctcgtgaccgtaacacTTATGGCTTTTCATGAATGAGGATTGAGCCAAGGACCAAGTTGGTCCTTGGATTGggcataccttgttttattataccatgtgTAAAACTAACAGTAGTTTTATAGGTAACTAACAATTTAAGTACTTTTTGATcctaatataagtaggtacctacctaagtaaatacGTTTCAAAAGATAGATTCATttttacaaacattttaatgatatgaataaaaatattaataaatgctTAAATATTTTGAAAGAGATCATTGGATCGTCATGCCTACTtgatttacttaatacataaatgCATATGAAATGAATTGCCTAAACTCTCCTTTTGTATGTTAGTCGCAAAAATACTGTCtataaaattttgaataaattGTGCATTTTCATTTCAGACTTTCCAATTAACCgtcaaataggtaggtattttagtcGTAGGTATTTCCGacaacctacctacctataaagtCGTTTTAAAATATTGTCAATTTGTCATACAAGAAATCACCTCACCAAGATTGCGTTGACTTTTAttgaataggtaggtaggtagtttgGTAGGTATGTATCTACCTATCTATTTGGTTTCGGATCCCCCAAATTACCTAACTATAAtcttaggtaggtaagtacctatacctatctaagtactttTTCTTAATCACTAGTTTCACTTCACGTTACCTACACACAAACCCCAAAAACTTCTTATAGGTGGGTAGGTACTCGTAGGTAATAGGTTCTTTACAACTTACACTTAAAGTAGACAggcatataggtacctataatatatTTGTGTAGTACACTTGTATGCTATTTTCTAAGTAAACGTAAATTGAATGGTTACTGAcacttaaattattaatttattaagtcTATGGTAGGAACACAGACATTCAAGGAAGTAGGTAAGTTAATAGTAGACCTTTGCCATAATTTCGTCGAAAGTGACAAAAAATACAGATTACAATTGGATTCCGAATTCCGATTCTTGGGCGCGAAAGCTGTTCGATTTATGAACATGGCGGGCACGAGGACTTTTGCTCTTGGGAAGGTTGCGCGCGCACGGCGAGTCTGGCTGGGTCGACGGGGTTCGCTTTCGCGACTAGAGAACGGGCTACGTGAGCGAAGGCGGCTTCGACGTTAAGTCCGGTTTTCGCTGAGGTCTCCATAAATGACACTTGGTATTCCCTCGCTAGGCGTTGCCCCTCCTCCCGCCTCACCGCTCTCTCTAGGCCGCTGTCGGATTTGTTACCTGGAATGCGTTTGAGGGTGAGACATTGTACACGTCAAAATGTTACGTATTATGAAATTTAGATTTTGAAATGTATCGTGTAATATTGATGGATAATGCTGATTTTAGGGATTAGGTAGGCAGGTATATCTCGAACCTGTTGTAGGTGACCTACCGTGAACCTGCCGTGACCCTAAAAATGTCTAAGCCCGTGGGCCATGGGCCATGAGTCACCATACGTAAAATGCCACGTGCTTACACCAGATAACAACAagttaagtcttcttctatcgtgtgggttgtgaggtacagatgaccaacctcatcaaccctggtgtcagggttattattgagccgccaaacgcccctgacatgactcatgtaacgactacgtacttatgtcagtaagtagtaaccaggaccaacggcttaatgtgccttccgaagcacggatcaacttacctAGGTTGTCAAGAAGTACCTACTtcttgacaatcaggtgatcagcctgcaatgtcctaaccaaactagggatcacaaactgatgtgtccccaccgggattcgaacccgggacctccggatcgtgagcagaacgctcaaccacttgaccacggaggccgttaagtatgtaggtatacaGTTTTACCTACATCATACCTATCCAGTCAGGCAAAGTGGCCGAAGATGGCCTAAAGCATTTGCGGTGTTTCCCCTTTATATATCAGTCGATAtcaggtcgatcgattcttttataTCTGACAGTAGGAACTAGCTGAACGGAGTGGGCACAATCTCCAGTCGCCTTTACGACTTGCCCGGGATAAAAAAAACAGCCTTATCTGTTTTGTGATAGGTATGAAAAGCAGCTGCCACTCTGCCTGTCCAACAatgtccccgattcctgcagacacctaattttactttaagttatactgtCATTTTTcttctccgccgaaaaggaaagggacggatgattgacagctcttaattttacgaagaatgagtaaattaatgaataactcaGGCAAATCAAaatggtatctcgctggtatgcaaatcgtttgacatgtgctgtcaacatgattctgtcgggttactggccaatgtaaaatttttagacggttgttttagatttgtgtttaaaattgacatgtgttccataaatttatgcTTGtaattacccgttcctttccttttcggcggataagaacacatataacttaaaataaaattagatggtgtttacgggaattagcaccaatgtatacttaggtacaaagtATATCTACCTAAAAGCATAATAACGACGTCGTCTTGTGCGTATTCCCTTATTTCGCCGAGCCAAGCTCTGATGTTGTCAAAACTAGTCTTGTTGGTCACATCGTAGAGAAGGAGGAGAGCTGGAAACAAAATATTCGTTAGTGACGTAGAcaatgtttattaaaaatgatATAATTCTAAAGATAAAATTCTACATCgaagagcgtgtctcttaagGTAAAGAAGGTATCAGGATAGTCAGGTAACAGGtaagaggtaaaaaaaaacaggtaaCAGGTTCTAAGTAGTTACATCATTTTGCATCCAGATTACCTATTCCAGGTTCTGGGGGattcaaaaggccacatcgaagcaattcatctcgagaagcaatattgcaatttgacatttgcgcatataaatgtaattgcgtaatgcaaacaaatgtcaaatagcaatattgcttttgtttgatgaattgcttcgatgtggcctttttaaaccccctgattcaaattcaaattcaaaaatatctttattcagtaggtaacatagttacactttgaatcgtcaatttttatataacgaacgtctcatccgcctaaaactactgcagcttctcacaacctgtatagccggggaaaagaagctgcaagaaaaacctcggcacagggccctagacgttctttaagaaaataaaaataataataattgatttagATAGTATAATGTATAGTTCATGTAATGTAGCCAACGTGCTTTTGAAAGTAATACTGTAAGAGACGTCAGAGATAATTCAGTAAAACCAATATCAATTAAAGTTAGATACCCCCGCTTTTCCGGtcacagatagatagataaaatactttattgagcacaatggacacaaaatactgaaataaggacagcatatacagaaaagcacaacaggcgatCACCTACCTAAGAAACAGATCTACCTATCTAaggttattgtaagttatatcggtgtgtgtgtgtgtgacgagatGTGCTCACGCTGCGTACCTACACTCAACTAATTGTCGATCttggataataataatacttctttgtacgtcacgccagtgatgatggctagtccacgttcaaatggccctccattttggtggacagtaaattgcattagattaaggttgttatttttatttaataaaagaaaaaaaaaaaaaggaataaaaggTGAACATAATGCTGTTATAGGTGACCATGCCTGTTTTCTCATTACGATGCAATTCTTGTGCCGTTCACCAAGTGGAAAGTTGCGTATCACACCATACGTAACATGGACTCGGGTAAGAGAAAGGGCTTGGCGGCAGACTACTTTTTAAACGTAACCAGAGAAACCTTGAGCTGATTCGGGGACGTTTTATCTCACAGATATttcgattaaatattttatggagAGAGAAAGGATAATTTTGGGCATACAGTCAATTATGGCACGAGATCGGTGCGCGCGGGCAAATTAGAATTACCTAgagtcaataattattatggcgACAGAACTCTAATAGAGAGTACTGAATAGTTTGCCCgagaacatccgtctagaaccaaataaaagtaaatataaaaaaatacttaaacaataccttttagactcgtgtcctagctaattcatgttattaattgttaaattattattttttaaataatagtagagactctttcctgcagacaaactgtttaaacagttttgcagggcattgacaaattgtatatttagtattaagatttattaaataataaaaaaatgtgccgGCCAGCGAAACAATATGTGTCGGTCGAGCCCGACAGGGAAGGTGCTCTGCAATGTCCCTcgattttatacatatatttttaataagacaCGAACTCTGTTGGATCGTAACTAAGGCTTCATAAATTTAGGCTAATATAATTAGCTACCCTACTGGGTAGACTCTACAGAGTCTGCGAAACTGAATGTTTATTATTCTCGATTCATTCCATACGATGTTCGGTAGGTTCTTCTAAGTCGTCGACTGGAACCCTATAGAACtgtgacctttttttttttttttgacgtgacttattgtagatttgccgcagatggcattaactacttggccggaagaacTGTGACCATATTGTTGAACTGTGCGTCTGCGCTTAGGTTACTTACTTTAACTATGTAGATACCGAAATAAGCAGCAGGGCCCTCAGGTGACAGAGAAACAATAGGTGCCTACCTGACTTAAACATTGTCCTCTCGACTtagaatttagattttttttattttaaagcaatttattGTTCATTAATTACAGTTATTTTGTAGGTATGCGTAAGTATTTTGTCATATAATACCTTTGTATATTATTGAAAACATAATAGCAGTCGAAGCTCCCGTTGCGATAGCGCCGAGGACTAATATTAACATGTCATGTTTTCCTCAAGCCACACATGACACGATGGGTGGGAGCGGTTGAATGTGGCCAAATCGAGTTACATGCGTGCGCGTGATCCGGTTTGACGTTTGGTCTGCGTAAGCGCAGGAAACGGGTCGAGGTCGACCCTCGGCTCTACTTCGTATCAAGTCTGGATGCGCCGCCTACCTACCTGCGAGAGACTCATCTGTCATTCACACTGGCAGATAGGTAGGTATGCTTCCTGGGTACCTAAGTCAAAGAACCTTTACCTTGGCTTGGCATGATTTGATTTCAGTTGACCGCCCTCTCtagattttaattttcaataatgtgCCTATTTGTATAAGTAAATTGTTCATTAGTTAGCTATAACCACCGATAGATGGCGTTACACGACacagttattatttttactaagcATATTTCATAGTCTACTTCTAGTAGAATTATATTTCAGGaagaatacaataataataataataataataataaggttaaATGAACGAATAAAGCTATAAAATCGAATTATTTACCATGTGCGTCCCTGTAGTAAGCGTGAGTGACGCTACGAAAGCGCTCTTGGCCCGCGGTGTCCCAAATCTGAAGCTTCACCTTGATGCCGTCGACAGTTACTACCTTATTCTGTGAACAGATGGCGCTATTTGTTACATTTGCAACTtagaagatttttttatacattgttttaagtttacgcggttattatcattattaattatttaatgaagattttttatttatttaggtacgatttttttattatattctacaGCACACGTACACTAAGTGTAATTTTATTGTTGCATTAAGGACCTACCTCTTTATGAAAATATGCCATCATGATAATATTcatcttttatttacatttatttatttttataagtagacTGACTAAGTAGTTGTAAGACTCAAAAGCTGCATTGTTTCTTTGAAACCGGGTAGGTAGCCTATTTTATCAGAAAGTTAGAGAAACTTCTAGttttacctaggtacctacctagtctCACAAAAATAAAGGACTAACTTATTGCGACTAATGAACCTTCAAAGACAGATCACAAATCAAATTGCAATGGGCAAAGCaagtaaaaaaaacctttgCCTTAATAAATCACCCAACACGCCGCGCCGGTCGATTCAATCACGGCGGCTGTCACAAGAAAGGGGAGGGAACAGAAAAAGCGCGCTAAAATTTAAACACCAATAGCGTGCAAGGGAACCGGCCGCACGCTTCCACGACTGGctgatttgaatttagaacagtTGCCTGGCATTAATTATTGTACTTCATTCTTGTGAGAAACCTTTATTACCTTTTTGCGTCGTGACAAAGAAGAAATGTCgttctttattattaaaaatacttaggTATGTCTGTACTATTAAACGTGGTCGGATTTCACTTCACCGAATGCTTGTATGCATCTACAAGCACACACACAGAGTTTTTATTAGGGCAGAGACACCTTTGCCATTTACGTGTGACTATTTGATAATATGTAGATTATAGGTATACCTTTGTAAATGTGTATTCTAAAATTTTAAGAACCATAGAGCGCGGTATATTCATGAAGGTAAATCCATAAAAAACACGCTAATAAACATAATGTAAAATCCTGTAAGTATGTAGGATTATTAAAGTTCATCGCAGCAGCGTAGGTACCCGGAAATCGATGCCGACGGTGGAAATGTAGTTTCCGGCCAGGAAAGTGCCGTCTCGAAAGCGGACTAGCATACAGGTCTTCCCCACTCCACTGTCACCGAGTAGCATCACCTGGGAATAAATTGAATTCTTCTGTAGGTATTATACTTActcaactaaaaaaaaatcgtcgAAAGACGAAAGTCACATGGGTAGGCGAATCACGAGTCTCAAATAGAAATGGGCCGGATACATTTGGCTAGGGTACTCAAGAAGGTTAGTGGGCAGACCAGCTCACGGAGTAGCAGAAAGAGGTTAGAAAGTCCAAGAGCGCAATTAAGTTTATACTCCAACTTGGCACTCTACAAACTTTACGACTCACGGAGCCTAACTTGTAGGACAAGAAGTCTTTCAATCAGTATCGATCATCATGCAAGGAATTTCGTCTTCATCGCAGAAACGCTTGTCTATCACATACAAtttacattgccggtaaagtggctatggaatttgagaaacaGTATAGTTGTCGTAGTTAGCTGGTTGTAGGAGGAGTAGTAATAGAGAGTGGTGTTGAACCGGAGACAGCGGTTCTAATACGCGCGTTAGGGCCCTTCCaacttcttttttctattccgtggcTATTCCAGAATGACCACGGAAAGGAAGAAGGTCAGTGGGCAGACCAGCGGACCAGTGATCAGATGACATGACACAAGTTGTGGATGAGGTTAACGCAGGACCGGCAAAGATGGTGAAAAATGCAAAAGCCCAACGACGGGATGATGCgggctgattgatgatgatgattatgtatttattattttaactccACATAATTGGtacatcatatatttatttatatgtatatacaataATTAGATAGGTGCCTACATTAACACAACGAGACATGACATGTCTATTGATCCCGAGGCGTGATTGATAATAATTGTGAATCGTCATCACCATCAGCCGAACAATAATTGTGAATACTATATATACTGTTAATTACGTACCGTTTGTTTTGTACGGTACGTTATTATAATACATTACACAATATTACAATCgaattaaaataatgaaatagcaATTACGTTTCACACGCCTATCATCAGCAGAATAGaggataaaattaaataataattaatttatacttacttacttatacttacttatacctacctatataccaAACTCTCttattaatttagaatacacgtgTCAAATGGCTTCGTCATTATTAGCACGAGCGCAATTAGAAATGTTATAATTATCGTTAATCGATGTTGAATAAGGCTTACCTTTCCGAATACGTCATATTTGTCTTCCTGTTTAGCGTTCTGCTCCCAGGGTTCGGTAGGAGAAGGAGGTTCACTATGTGGCATCACGCCAACCTCTTGCTCCGACTTTTCGTCATCTTCTCTCGCTTCTGGAAGGTTCCTGGCCCAGGTAGGTCGCACCCTCCCGACGACCACTCGTTTCTCCAACTGTCTGTTGTCCACTGAGTTCGGGTTCCACATCTTTAAGCCTTAAGCTGCTCTTCAGTTGTCAAAGTCCACCGTCTTGATTGCGACTTCTTCCATTTTAACTCTCGATGTTTTTATGATGCTTGACATCTTGTTGTGGTACTTATCTTGATTTGTGATTTAATGTTTTGTCAATACGTAATATATCTACTTAGGTGATTTATTAGTGTTCCTTTCTTAGTAATCCTGTTAacagtacataatataatatttcgttatcTTGGATTGttggttacaaaaaaaaaagaatttcaaaataccaaaactaaaataattatgtatgaaaataaaaagtgtatttttctttgaataaaAAGT
The nucleotide sequence above comes from Pectinophora gossypiella chromosome 6, ilPecGoss1.1, whole genome shotgun sequence. Encoded proteins:
- the LOC126367492 gene encoding ras-related protein Rab-37-like isoform X1, with translation MSQLTDDSMSDDVFEDELRAPAQRGTPSPTGYRDYRPAETPARIQQDDDVPIHKTILLGDSGVGKTSLLVQFETGKFQAGNFSATVGIGFTVMLLGDSGVGKTCMLVRFRDGTFLAGNYISTVGIDFRNKVVTVDGIKVKLQIWDTAGQERFRSVTHAYYRDAHALLLLYDVTNKTSFDNIRAWLGEIREYAQDDVVIMLLGNKSDSGLERAVRREEGQRLAREYQVSFMETSAKTGLNVEAAFAHVARSLVAKANPVDPARLAVRAQPSQEQKSSCPPCS
- the LOC126367492 gene encoding ras-related protein Rab-37-like isoform X2, giving the protein MWNPNSVDNRQLEKRVVVGRVRPTWARNLPEAREDDEKSEQEVGVMPHSEPPSPTEPWEQNAKQEDKYDVFGKVMLLGDSGVGKTCMLVRFRDGTFLAGNYISTVGIDFRNKVVTVDGIKVKLQIWDTAGQERFRSVTHAYYRDAHALLLLYDVTNKTSFDNIRAWLGEIREYAQDDVVIMLLGNKSDSGLERAVRREEGQRLAREYQVSFMETSAKTGLNVEAAFAHVARSLVAKANPVDPARLAVRAQPSQEQKSSCPPCS